A DNA window from Ranitomeya imitator isolate aRanImi1 chromosome 2, aRanImi1.pri, whole genome shotgun sequence contains the following coding sequences:
- the LOC138667113 gene encoding uncharacterized protein, giving the protein MDLRPTESNLTERETGTESEVQIDPVGDDDEQAGPSSSLSRSTQSAPPPPLPPPESESQAAHPDEQAISSSPTMPLAASPQASGIPRRARRRREGAGSVTRTQVDRGVLDYLSSVTRDDGEEAYGRSLAQYLRAIPREFRLRRRGAIQIVLDASTPPNNPRPVFAFLERWQLTNDNPIESHVSHQVQGESASHPPQAPPPTQARMPTPPPQLAPLTNVPHQGQYMGHSAHAQYGHLNIPNVVGWPQHGDGRHGHIGGYSQIGQPYTQDNPQHLQNLQYQNPQLDPGRFQQNPGLSATTHADTEVGQQPRQATQSGPPPSPPPTYHHL; this is encoded by the exons atggatctgagacc CACTGAGTCAAACCTGACAGAGAGGGAGACGGGTACCGAATCAGAGGTGCAAATTGATCCAGTGGGTGATGATGATGAACAGGCTGGTCCTTCCTCATCACTTTCCAGAAGCACCCaatcagcaccaccaccaccactaccaccaccggaATCAGAAAGCCAGGCTGCACATCCCGATGAACAGGCCATCAGTAGCAGCCCCACCATGCCTCTGGCTGCCTCTCCCCAGGCTTCTGGCATCCCACGGCGAGCCCGGCGAAGAAGAGAAGGAGCAGGGTCTGTCACAAGGACTCAGGTGGACAGAGGTGTTTTGGATTACTTGTCATCAGTGACtcgtgatgatggggaggaggcataTGGACGCAGTCTGGCACAGTATCTCAGGGCTATTCCCCGTGAGTTCCGGTTGCGTCGAAGAGGGGCTATACAAATAGTCCTAGATGCCAGTACCCCACCCAATAATCCCAGGCCTGTTTTTGCTTTTTTAGAAAGGTGGCAGCTTACAAATGATAATCCAATAGAGTCACATGTAAGCCATCAAGTGCAAGGTGAATCAGCCTCTCATCCTCCACAAGCTCCTCCTCCTACTCAAGCACGGATGCCTACACCTCCGCCACAGCTAGCACCACTCACAAATGTGCCTCATCAAGGCCAATATATGGGCCATAGTGCAcatgcccaatatggccacttgaacatacccaatgttgttggctggccacaacatggggatgggcgacatggccatattgggggatacAGTCAGATTGGTCAGCCCTACACTCAGGACAACCCTCAACATTTACAAAATTTACAATACCAAAACCCACAACTGGATCCTGGAAGGTTCCAACAGAATCCAGGTCTGTCTGCCACCACACATGCTGACACTGAGGTTGGCCAGCAACCTAGGCAAGCAACCCAATCTGGACCACCGCCTTCTCCACCCCCGACCTACCATCATTTGTAG